The nucleotide window ATGTAGAAGGCCTGCTCGGGGAGGTGGTCGTAGTCACCTGGGGGGAGACGCTGCGTTAGAGGGGGAGCTGGGTGCAGAGCGCagcccggcccgggcccccccctcgccccccgggcCCCTCACCCGCCAGGATCTGCCTGAAGCCCTTGATGGTCTCCTTCAGCGGCACCAGCTTGCCCACATGCCCGGTGAAGACCTCGGCCACCTGGAAGGGCTGCGAGAGGAAGCGCTGGATCTTGCGCGCCCGCGCCACTGTCAGCTTGTCCTCCTCCGACAGCTCGTCCATGCCCAGGATGGCGATGATGTCCTGCAGTGACTTGTAGTCCTGCAGGCAGGGCGGGGGTCAGCGgccgggcccccagcccccccagccccggggtctgccccccacccccacctgcAGGATCTTCTGCACGCCGCGGGCCACGTCGTAGTGCTCGGGGCCCACGATGTTGGGGTCCATGATGCGGGAGGTGGAGTCCAGCGGGTCCACGGCCGGGTAGATGCCCAGCTCGGCGATGGCGCGCGACAGCACCGTGGTGGCATCCAGGTGGGCGAAGGTGGTGGCAGGGGCTGGGTCGGTCAGGTCGTCGGCTGGCACGTAGATGGCCTGCGCAGGCGGGAGGGGACGGTGGGCCCGAGCCCGGCGCCGCGGCGTCACCAGCACCGCGGGGCCAGCGCCCACGCTCACCTGCACCGAGGTGATGGAGCCCTTGCGCGTGGTGGTGATGCGCTCCTGCATGGTGCCCATGTCGGTGGCCAGCGTGGGCTGGTAGCCCACGGCGGAGGGGATCCTGCCCAGCAGGGCCGACACCTGCGCGGGAACGGCACCCGTGAGGGGACGTGCGGGGCGGGGGCTGTGGGCACcccctgcagagcacagcccggccggccccggcggcgAGTGCAGACCTCGGAGCCGGCCTGGGTGAAGCGGAAGATGTTGTCGATGAAGAGCAGCACGTCCTGGCCCTCCTGGTCCCGGAAGTACTCGGCCACCGTCAGCCCCGTGAGCGCGACTCTGGCGCGGGCGCCTGGGGGCTCGTTCATCTGCCCGTAGACCAGGGCGACCTGCGGGCAGGACCAGGGCATCGGCACCGGCACCCCGGCGTGGCCGGGACCCCAGCCGGCCCCCATGGCAGACCCCGCGCACCTTGGACGTGGCGTCTTTCAGGTTGATGACCCCGGACTCGATCATCTCGTGGTACAAGTCGTTGCCCTCACGGGTTCGCTCCCCGACACCGGCGAACACCGAGTAACCGCCGTGGGCTTTCGCCACGTTGTTGATCAGCTCCATGATCAGCACCGTCTTGCCAACGCCAGCACCCCCAAACAAacctgggagggaagggaatcCCGCTCGACCCCAAGCCCCCGCAGCTGCCCCCGCGCTGCCCTCGCCCCTTTCCTCCTCAGATGGATAAGCGTTGCTTCAGCAAGCTCAGGAGAACGAAAGTCAAACGGTTGCTCATCAGCGAAGGAAACGGCTGCAGCAGGAGGGGTCCTGCGCCCTCGGGGGCACGGTGCGAGCCCCCGGCGCTGCTCAGCGGGGCTGgcaggctgccccctccccagacaccccgcTCCTCTGGGGCCAGCGTACCGATCTTGCCGCCCTTGGCGTAGGGAGCCAGCAGGTCCACCACCTTGATCCCCGTCACCAGGATCTCCTGCTCAACGCTCATCTCCACAAACTCGGGGGCTTCGGCGTGGATAGCAGCAAACCTGCAGCGAGAGGGGGAGGGGCGCTGAGCAGCCGCACCAAGCCCCGAGCCCAGGCTCCTGGCACCCCCGACCGTGCACGTCTGCCCCTCCAGCGCCTGTGCCCCCACCTCGAGCCCCCACAATGCCCATCTCGGCACTCACTGCTTAGTCGTGATGGGGCCCCTCTCGTCGATGGGCTCCCCGATGACGTTCATGATCCTGCCCAGGGTCTCAGGGCCGACGGGGATGCGGATGGGCGCGCCGGAGTCCAGCACCTTCTGTCCTCTCACCAGGCCTTCCGTCCCGTCCATGGCGATCGTGCGCACCGTGTTCTCCCCTGCCAAGGCCCAAGGACAGCGTCAGGGCAGTGCCCTCGAGCCGACCCTGGGGACAGCTGCTGGTGGCTTCCCCAGGCCCTGCCAAGGGAACGGTTTTTGGCAGGGGGggctgagagcagcagcagcacccagcaacCGAACCGCAGAGAGAAAAACCGAGCCTGGGCCACGCTCAGACTGCAGCCCCGCAGGCCACAGCCCTCTGGCAgccattttcctcctcctcagaTTGAAATCCATGGCTTCAGCAAGCTCAGGAGAACGAAAGTCATCTCGACTCATCACCGCAGGAGGACCCCTCCCCGTGCCGCAGCCCGCGCTGCGGCAGACTCTCACCCAGGTGCTGAGCCACCTCCAGCACCAGCCGCGTCTCCCGGCCCTGCACCTCGAGGGCGTTCAGGATGGGGGGCAGCCCCTCGTCGAACTGCACGTCCACCACCGCCCCGATGACAGCCACGATGCGGCCGGGGCTGGAGCTGGCCTTGGcggcaggggctggctgggccGCATAGTCCCGGCCTGGGGGAGAGCAGCGAGTCAAGGTCGGACGGGAAGGGGCAGCTCCGGGCTCCCGCCCAcgccggggtgcggggctggggctcccccgggacccccgtgCCCCCAGAACCCCGGCCATTGCGCCCGGGACCCCCCTCCAGTGCAgccgggacccccaggaccccccccagttAGACCGGGAGCCCCAAGACCACTCCCCGTTAGACCGGGACTCCCAGGACCACTCCCC belongs to Opisthocomus hoazin isolate bOpiHoa1 chromosome 32, bOpiHoa1.hap1, whole genome shotgun sequence and includes:
- the ATP5F1B gene encoding ATP synthase F(1) complex subunit beta, mitochondrial — protein: MLGLAGRCSAAAAAARPVLSRGAGPGRDLLPLLLSRGAGPAAAGARRDYAAQPAPAAKASSSPGRIVAVIGAVVDVQFDEGLPPILNALEVQGRETRLVLEVAQHLGENTVRTIAMDGTEGLVRGQKVLDSGAPIRIPVGPETLGRIMNVIGEPIDERGPITTKQFAAIHAEAPEFVEMSVEQEILVTGIKVVDLLAPYAKGGKIGLFGGAGVGKTVLIMELINNVAKAHGGYSVFAGVGERTREGNDLYHEMIESGVINLKDATSKVALVYGQMNEPPGARARVALTGLTVAEYFRDQEGQDVLLFIDNIFRFTQAGSEVSALLGRIPSAVGYQPTLATDMGTMQERITTTRKGSITSVQAIYVPADDLTDPAPATTFAHLDATTVLSRAIAELGIYPAVDPLDSTSRIMDPNIVGPEHYDVARGVQKILQDYKSLQDIIAILGMDELSEEDKLTVARARKIQRFLSQPFQVAEVFTGHVGKLVPLKETIKGFRQILAGDYDHLPEQAFYMVGPIEEAVAKAEKLAEEHA